In Vanessa atalanta chromosome 19, ilVanAtal1.2, whole genome shotgun sequence, one DNA window encodes the following:
- the LOC125071447 gene encoding E3 ubiquitin-protein ligase Kcmf1 isoform X2 has product MNRHEGVSCDSCLKNNFRGRRYKCLICIDYDLCAACYESGATTNQHTTEHPMQCILSRSDFDLYYGGETLTLEQPQAYTCPFCNRMGFTDAALMEHVTAEHADTTLAVVCPVCASMPGGEPNFVTDDFAGHLTLEHRTGPRDLISFLDEPSGIRHGGVRRMPPSGRGVSRARRTNMQFSTSGGISSLSPSSRDAVVDPIAELLSQLSGVRRGAQPGTPSQLQQLQMQLQLERQQATAARQQLERLPRRPAAASSSCASAPPPAPQPTAHPPPQPEAADSQFLLAGFLGATNGTDPEETESRATLLRGLMLSSLGRVAPAPPPPAPRAPAPAPAPAPAPAPCEAEARRAPPPAQPPPRAKPQPRTKVPAPPDPPAVPTRPRPV; this is encoded by the exons ATGAATCGCCATGAAG GAGTCAGCTGTGATTCTTGTTTGAAAAATAACTTTAGAGGACGACGATACAAATGTTTGATATGCATCGATTACGACTTATGTGCCGCTTGTTATGAGTCTGGCGCAACAACAAACCAACATACAACAGAGCATCCCATGCAATGTATTCTTTCCAGAAGTGACTTTG aCTTGTATTATGGCGGAGAAACACTTACTTTGGAACAGCCACAAGCCTACACATGTCCATTTTGCAATCGCATGGGCTTCACAGATGCAGCTCTCATGGAACATGTCACTGCAGAACATGCAGATACAACACTTGCT GTAGTGTGTCCAGTGTGTGCATCTATGCCTGGTGGAGAACCAAATTTTGTGACTGATGACTTTGCGGGCCACCTTACACTTGAACACCGAACTGGACCTCGAGATCTAATATCTTTTCTG GATGAGCCTAGCGGTATCCGACACGGTGGCGTGCGTCGTATGCCGCCCTCTGGCCGCGGCGTGAGTCGCGCTCGTCGAACCAACATGCAATTCAG CACGAGCGGCGGCATTTCGTCGCTGTCGCCGTCGTCGCGCGACGCGGTCGTTGACCCCATTGCGGAGCTGTTGTCGCAGCTGTCGGGCGTGCGACGCGGTGCGCAGCCTGGAACCCCGAGCCAGCTGCAGCAATTACAGATGCAGCTTCAGCTCGAGCGACAGCAGGCCACT gcTGCCCGACAACAGTTAGAACGGCTGCCTCGGCGGCCAGCAGCGGCGTCTTCGAGCTGCGCCAGTGCGCCTCCGCCTGCCCCTCAGCCCACAGCTCACCCGCCTCCGCAACCTGAAGCTGCCGATTCGCAGTTCCTTCTCGCCGGATTCCTCG GCGCTACGAACGGAACCGATCCCGAGGAGACGGAGTCTCGCGCGACGCTCCTGCGAGGGCTGATGCTTTCATCGCTAGGCCGAGTGGCACCCGCCCCTCCGCCTCCCGCACCCCGTGCGCCTGCTCCCGCACCCGCCCCCGCACCCGCGCCTGCGCCATGCGAAGCCGAGGCGCgtcgcgcgccgccgcccgcgcaaCCACCGCCGCGAGCCAAGCCCCAGCCGCGCACCAAGGTACCTGCGCCGCCTGACCCGCCCGCCGTGCCCACGCGCCCGCGCCCCGTCTGA
- the LOC125071326 gene encoding histone acetyltransferase type B catalytic subunit, translating into MADALEHLVVDGNEVLEMKLVRSVADIENDDTSFGPEMCHQVFGENENIFGYTDLKIKLYYSAGNLKTYLGILYSDMIEPKKSGGLKADDIEGALKNVLAPGYVTNLDVFVSLLEKDKLFTPQGELINSFTITPYDGGESRTFEVYYCETSTPGFLSYHERLQTFLLWYVDAASFIDVDDDLWTFFTVFEKYRSSEGSTRYATAAYATVYRYYAYPQHTRPRVSQVLTLPPFRKMGICAHLLQAIYSHYIIQPEVVDITVEDPSKDFQRIRDYVDSKYCESLPAFHPSKLTQGFSEEMAKQACSKFKINKKQARRIYEILRLKNTNLSDKTAYLNYRLDVKNRLNAPFQKKKLEMKKLEKVLKPEEFAATLNSSGLAETQARLSAHYLALEADYRRVVHRLEHD; encoded by the exons ATGGCAGACGCATTAGAACATTTGGTCGTTGATGGTAATGAAGTATTAGAAATGAAGTTAG TCAGATCAGTAGCAGATATAGAAAATGACGATACCAGTTTTGGTCCTGAAATGTGTCATCAAGTTTTTGGAgagaatgaaaacatttttgggTACactgacttaaaaataaaactgtactaTAGTGCTGGAAATCTAAAGACTTACCTTGGAATATTATACTCAGACATG ATAGAACCAAAGAAGTCAGGAGGTCTTAAAGCGGATGATATTGAAGGAGCATTAAAGAATGTGTTGGCACCTGGATATGTAACCAATTTGGATGTCTTTGTCTCTTTGCTAGAGAAGGATAAACTGTTTACTCCTCAAGGAGAACTAATTAACTCATTCACAATAACACCAT ATGATGGTGGTGAGTCAAGAACATTTGAGGTTTATTATTGTGAGACATCCACACCAGGGTTTTTAAGTTATCATGAAAGACTGCAGACATTTTTGTTATGGTATGTCGATGCTGCCTCCTTCATAGATGTAGATGATGACCTATGGACTTTCTTTACAGT ATTCGAAAAATACCGCAGCAGCGAAGGCAGTACGCGGTATGCGACGGCAGCGTACGCAACGGTGTACCGCTACTACGCATACCCACAGCACACGCGCCCACGCGTCTCGCAGGTGCTCACCCTGCCGCCTTTTAGAAAAATGGGCATTTGTGCTCATTTGCTACAG GCCATCTATTCACACTATATAATTCAACCAGAGGTGGTAGATATTACAGTAGAAGATCCATCTAAAGACTTCCAGAGAATAAGAGACTATGTGGACTCAAAGTATTGTGAATCTCTTCCAGCATTCCATCCTTCAAAGTTAACTCAGGG tttttctgaGGAAATGGCAAAACAAGCGTGcagcaaatttaaaataaacaaaaagcaAGCAAGACGTATTTACGAAATACTCCGTTTGAAAAACACTAACTTGTCTGATAAAACTGCTTACCTAAATTATAGATTAGATGTTAAAAATAGGCTCAATGCTCCGTTTCAG aaaaaaaaattagaaatgaagAAACTAGAGAAAGTTTTAAAACCGGAGGAGTTCGCCGCAACGCTGAATTCGAGTGGCCTGGCTGAAACGCAGGCGCGACTCTCCGCACACTACTTGGCGCTGGAGGCCGACTACCGTCGCGTCGTGCACCGCCTGGAGCACGACTAG
- the LOC125071342 gene encoding protein male-specific lethal-3, which produces MVSTRGVRYKFSEGERVLCYEPDPTKAKVLYDSKVLEVIESKDKRGRRTVEYLIHFQGWNSSWDRCVSEDFVLKDTEENRQLQRDLAEKSQLQLGAYLYRRERKKGNSTNSTSGPTKRARHGFSDDGSSTSTQPDEGETGDTDSSSGSGSSAQPNSPPNSHTGRASIVLPSALRDRLTFDYHLVVKRGRVSRLPAVPCAAQILESFVKWFARAGAWNPPRARHDPPHKPDMLDVSCRLNLLREVADGLRVYFDFILRGHLLYKQELDQYYEICGQYIDEPDIKTEPEDEDLEEEEMQDVSQDEATAEEDMKSPKIPEYSHLPPDPVHGENGDEPSHENNETEKERERDAEADREADREVEAEAEAETAAEAEAEAEAEAEGEVDAEEEEKADGETRARRSPRAAPRHSLARRLRSHKSAVSQSENEEPAPSTSTGEQRTFETLSSSAGSSGSSLGERWARPPPAPPAPPARNPLSQLLDKVAKWQIVPREDTEHLPCRVYGAIHLARLFVKLPDFLNATQMPDFKLKLILKHIDMFVQYLDEHSEWFGEMYYVTDGVSRSH; this is translated from the exons ATGGTCTCAACAAGAGGTGTCCGATATAAATTTAGCGAAGGAGAACGTGTATTATGTTATGAACCTGATCCTACAAAAGCTAAAGTTTTATATGATtccaag GTTTTAGAAGTCATTGAAAGCAAAGACAAGCGTGGACGGCGTACTGTGGAATACCTAATACATTTCCAGGGTTGGAATTCCTCTTGGGATCGCTGTGTAAGTGAAGACTTTGTCTTAAAAGATACTGAAGAAAACCGACAGCTCCAGCGAGATCTTGCAGAAAAATCACAACTAcaact AGGAGCATACTTATATAGGCGGGAACGCAAGAAGGGTAATAGTACAAATTCAACTTCTGGTCCTACTAAAAGAGCAAGACATGGCTTTAGCGATGATGGCTCTTCCACTAGTACTCAGCCAGATg AAGGTGAAACAGGAGATACAGACTCTTCGTCTGGTTCTGGGTCTAGTGCACAGCCTAATTCTCCCCCAAACTCTCATACTGGTAGAGCAAGTATAGTACTGCCATCCGCTCTcag AGACCGGCTGACGTTCGACTACCACCTGGTGGTGAAGCGCGGGCGCGTGTCTCGGCTGCCGGCCGTGCCGTGCGCGGCGCAGATCCTCGAGTCGTTCGTGAAGTGGTTCGCGCGCGCCGGCGCGTGGAATCCGCCGCGCGCGCGCCACGACCCGCCGCACAAGCCCGACATGCTGGACGTCTCTTGCCG ATTAAATTTACTTCGCGAAGTGGCAGATGGATTACGAGTGTACTTTGATTTCATTTTGCGGGGTCATTTACTGTACAAACAAGAACTCGaccaatattatgaaatatgtgGACAATATATTGATGA ACCTGACATAAAAACAGAACCAGAGGATGAAGATCTAGAAGAAGAGGAAATGCAAGATGTGTCTCAAGACGAAGCCACAGCAGAAGAAGACATGAAAAGTCCCAAGATTCCAGAATATTCTCATCTTCCTCCCGACCCCGTGCACGGAGAGAATGGAGATG AACCATCCCATGAAAATAACGAGACAGAAAAGGAAAGAGAGAGAGATGCAGAAGCAGATCGGGAAGCGGATAGGGAGGTGGAAGCAGAGGCTGAAGCTGAGACGGCTGCAGAAGCGGAAGCAGAAGCAGAAGCAGAGGCAGAAGGGGAGGTGGATGCGGAAGAGGAGGAGAAAGCGGATGGGGAGACACGAGCCAGGCGCTCCCCGCGAGCGGCGCCCAGGCACAGTCTCGCAAGGAG GTTACGATCTCACAAATCTGCTGTATCGCAGTCGGAAAACGAAGAGCCGGCGCCTTCCACCTCAACAGGAGAGCAGCGGACTTTCGAAACACTCTCGTCGAG TGCGGGCAGCAGCGGCTCGTCGCTGGGAGAGCGCTGGgcgcgcccgccgcccgcgccccccgcgcctcCCGCCCGGAACCCGCTGTCGCAGCTGCTGGACAAG GTAGCGAAGTGGCAAATTGTACCTCGAGAAGATACCGAACACCTACCTTGCAGAGTTTATGGAGCGATTCATCTAGCGAGACTTTTTG taaaacTCCCAGATTTTCTTAATGCAACACAAATGCCTGATTTCAAGttgaaacttattttaaaacatatagatATGTTTGTACA GTACTTAGATGAACATAGCGAGTGGTTTGGTGAAATGTATTACGTCACAGACGGAGTTTCGAGATCTCACTGA
- the LOC125071447 gene encoding E3 ubiquitin-protein ligase Kcmf1 isoform X3 has translation MNRHEGVSCDSCLKNNFRGRRYKCLICIDYDLCAACYESGATTNQHTTEHPMQCILSRSDFDLYYGGETLTLEQPQAYTCPFCNRMGFTDAALMEHVTAEHADTTLAVVCPVCASMPGGEPNFVTDDFAGHLTLEHRTGPRDLISFLDEPSGIRHGGVRRMPPSGRGVSRARRTNMQFRSFSTSGGISSLSPSSRDAVVDPIAELLSQLSGVRRGAQPGTPSQLQQLQMQLQLERQQATLERLPRRPAAASSSCASAPPPAPQPTAHPPPQPEAADSQFLLAGFLGATNGTDPEETESRATLLRGLMLSSLGRVAPAPPPPAPRAPAPAPAPAPAPAPCEAEARRAPPPAQPPPRAKPQPRTKVPAPPDPPAVPTRPRPV, from the exons ATGAATCGCCATGAAG GAGTCAGCTGTGATTCTTGTTTGAAAAATAACTTTAGAGGACGACGATACAAATGTTTGATATGCATCGATTACGACTTATGTGCCGCTTGTTATGAGTCTGGCGCAACAACAAACCAACATACAACAGAGCATCCCATGCAATGTATTCTTTCCAGAAGTGACTTTG aCTTGTATTATGGCGGAGAAACACTTACTTTGGAACAGCCACAAGCCTACACATGTCCATTTTGCAATCGCATGGGCTTCACAGATGCAGCTCTCATGGAACATGTCACTGCAGAACATGCAGATACAACACTTGCT GTAGTGTGTCCAGTGTGTGCATCTATGCCTGGTGGAGAACCAAATTTTGTGACTGATGACTTTGCGGGCCACCTTACACTTGAACACCGAACTGGACCTCGAGATCTAATATCTTTTCTG GATGAGCCTAGCGGTATCCGACACGGTGGCGTGCGTCGTATGCCGCCCTCTGGCCGCGGCGTGAGTCGCGCTCGTCGAACCAACATGCAATTCAG GTCGTTTAGCACGAGCGGCGGCATTTCGTCGCTGTCGCCGTCGTCGCGCGACGCGGTCGTTGACCCCATTGCGGAGCTGTTGTCGCAGCTGTCGGGCGTGCGACGCGGTGCGCAGCCTGGAACCCCGAGCCAGCTGCAGCAATTACAGATGCAGCTTCAGCTCGAGCGACAGCAGGCCACT TTAGAACGGCTGCCTCGGCGGCCAGCAGCGGCGTCTTCGAGCTGCGCCAGTGCGCCTCCGCCTGCCCCTCAGCCCACAGCTCACCCGCCTCCGCAACCTGAAGCTGCCGATTCGCAGTTCCTTCTCGCCGGATTCCTCG GCGCTACGAACGGAACCGATCCCGAGGAGACGGAGTCTCGCGCGACGCTCCTGCGAGGGCTGATGCTTTCATCGCTAGGCCGAGTGGCACCCGCCCCTCCGCCTCCCGCACCCCGTGCGCCTGCTCCCGCACCCGCCCCCGCACCCGCGCCTGCGCCATGCGAAGCCGAGGCGCgtcgcgcgccgccgcccgcgcaaCCACCGCCGCGAGCCAAGCCCCAGCCGCGCACCAAGGTACCTGCGCCGCCTGACCCGCCCGCCGTGCCCACGCGCCCGCGCCCCGTCTGA
- the LOC125071447 gene encoding E3 ubiquitin-protein ligase KCMF1 isoform X1 yields MNRHEGVSCDSCLKNNFRGRRYKCLICIDYDLCAACYESGATTNQHTTEHPMQCILSRSDFDLYYGGETLTLEQPQAYTCPFCNRMGFTDAALMEHVTAEHADTTLAVVCPVCASMPGGEPNFVTDDFAGHLTLEHRTGPRDLISFLDEPSGIRHGGVRRMPPSGRGVSRARRTNMQFRSFSTSGGISSLSPSSRDAVVDPIAELLSQLSGVRRGAQPGTPSQLQQLQMQLQLERQQATAARQQLERLPRRPAAASSSCASAPPPAPQPTAHPPPQPEAADSQFLLAGFLGATNGTDPEETESRATLLRGLMLSSLGRVAPAPPPPAPRAPAPAPAPAPAPAPCEAEARRAPPPAQPPPRAKPQPRTKVPAPPDPPAVPTRPRPV; encoded by the exons ATGAATCGCCATGAAG GAGTCAGCTGTGATTCTTGTTTGAAAAATAACTTTAGAGGACGACGATACAAATGTTTGATATGCATCGATTACGACTTATGTGCCGCTTGTTATGAGTCTGGCGCAACAACAAACCAACATACAACAGAGCATCCCATGCAATGTATTCTTTCCAGAAGTGACTTTG aCTTGTATTATGGCGGAGAAACACTTACTTTGGAACAGCCACAAGCCTACACATGTCCATTTTGCAATCGCATGGGCTTCACAGATGCAGCTCTCATGGAACATGTCACTGCAGAACATGCAGATACAACACTTGCT GTAGTGTGTCCAGTGTGTGCATCTATGCCTGGTGGAGAACCAAATTTTGTGACTGATGACTTTGCGGGCCACCTTACACTTGAACACCGAACTGGACCTCGAGATCTAATATCTTTTCTG GATGAGCCTAGCGGTATCCGACACGGTGGCGTGCGTCGTATGCCGCCCTCTGGCCGCGGCGTGAGTCGCGCTCGTCGAACCAACATGCAATTCAG GTCGTTTAGCACGAGCGGCGGCATTTCGTCGCTGTCGCCGTCGTCGCGCGACGCGGTCGTTGACCCCATTGCGGAGCTGTTGTCGCAGCTGTCGGGCGTGCGACGCGGTGCGCAGCCTGGAACCCCGAGCCAGCTGCAGCAATTACAGATGCAGCTTCAGCTCGAGCGACAGCAGGCCACT gcTGCCCGACAACAGTTAGAACGGCTGCCTCGGCGGCCAGCAGCGGCGTCTTCGAGCTGCGCCAGTGCGCCTCCGCCTGCCCCTCAGCCCACAGCTCACCCGCCTCCGCAACCTGAAGCTGCCGATTCGCAGTTCCTTCTCGCCGGATTCCTCG GCGCTACGAACGGAACCGATCCCGAGGAGACGGAGTCTCGCGCGACGCTCCTGCGAGGGCTGATGCTTTCATCGCTAGGCCGAGTGGCACCCGCCCCTCCGCCTCCCGCACCCCGTGCGCCTGCTCCCGCACCCGCCCCCGCACCCGCGCCTGCGCCATGCGAAGCCGAGGCGCgtcgcgcgccgccgcccgcgcaaCCACCGCCGCGAGCCAAGCCCCAGCCGCGCACCAAGGTACCTGCGCCGCCTGACCCGCCCGCCGTGCCCACGCGCCCGCGCCCCGTCTGA
- the LOC125071517 gene encoding larval cuticle protein A2B-like, producing the protein MAFKFIVLACFVATASAGFLPAAPFAYSAAPAYHAAAPVYHTAPVAYAAPVAKYAAVAPVAKVAVEEYDPHPQYSFAYDVQDGLTGDSKSQHETRDGDVVQGSYSVVDPDGTKRTVDYTADPHNGFNAVVHKEPLAVKAAPVAYAAPVAKVVSPFVHAAPVAYAAAPVVHAAPIAKIAAPAISYSSPYYHH; encoded by the exons ATGGCATTCAAG ttCATCGTTCTCGCTTGCTTCGTGGCAACTGCTAGCGCTGGTTTTCTTCCAGCAGCTCCCTTCGCATACTCTGCAGCTCCAGCATACCACGCAGCTGCTCCAGTCTACCACACCGCCCCCGTGGCCTATGCTGCCCCTGTGGCAAAATACGCTGCAGTCGCTCCCGTAGCCAAAGTTGCCGTCGAAGAATACGACCCTCATCCCCAATACAGCTTCGCCTATGATGTGCAAGACGGTCTTACTGGTGACTCCAAATCCCAACATGAAACCAGGGATGGCGATGTTGTACAAGGTTCCTACTCCGTTGTTGACCCCGATGGCACCAAGCGTACCGTTGACTACACTGCTGACCCCCACAACGGATTCAACGCAGTTGTGCACAAGGAGCCTTTGGCTGTTAAAGCTGCCCCCGTCGCCTACGCCGCCCCAGTCGCTAAAGTAGTGAGCCCATTCGTGCATGCTGCCCCTGTAGCCTACGCCGCAGCTCCCGTTGTACACGCCGCCCCGATAGCGAAAATTGCTGCCCCTGCTATCTCATACTCTTCTCCTTACTACCACCACTAA